In Candidatus Omnitrophota bacterium, one genomic interval encodes:
- a CDS encoding outer membrane lipoprotein-sorting protein, with protein sequence MKKILYPLCAAAALMAAGPLNAEITAGEIVKNANHAAYYEGKDGRAKARMVITDSQGRTRERVITILKLNIADGGEQKYYVYFHKPSDVKNMSYLVWKYIGRDDDRWLYLPALDLVRRVAASDKRSSFAGTNFRYEDISGRNPDEDDHELVGSGGDFYELKNTPKNPGSVEFAYYTARIDKKNFIPMKADYYDKSGKVYRIVEALEVKEIEGHPTITKMKASDLNSNSSTVTEFTDIKYDVGLNDGIFTERYLRRAPSQWIGQ encoded by the coding sequence ATGAAGAAGATACTGTATCCGCTCTGCGCGGCGGCCGCCCTGATGGCGGCGGGGCCGCTTAATGCGGAAATAACGGCCGGGGAGATCGTAAAGAACGCCAACCACGCGGCGTATTACGAAGGCAAAGACGGCAGGGCGAAGGCGAGGATGGTCATCACCGATTCCCAGGGCAGGACGCGGGAGCGGGTCATTACAATACTTAAACTCAATATAGCGGACGGCGGCGAACAGAAGTATTACGTCTATTTCCACAAACCGAGCGACGTTAAGAATATGAGCTACCTGGTCTGGAAATACATAGGAAGAGACGACGACAGGTGGCTCTATCTGCCGGCGCTCGATCTGGTGCGCAGGGTGGCGGCGAGCGATAAACGGTCGAGTTTCGCGGGGACGAACTTCCGGTATGAGGATATCTCAGGCAGGAATCCGGATGAGGATGACCATGAGCTTGTCGGCTCGGGAGGGGATTTCTATGAATTGAAGAACACGCCGAAGAATCCCGGCTCTGTCGAGTTCGCGTACTATACCGCGCGCATCGACAAGAAGAACTTCATTCCGATGAAGGCCGATTATTATGACAAGTCCGGCAAGGTCTACCGGATCGTCGAGGCCCTCGAGGTCAAGGAGATAGAGGGGCATCCGACAATAACGAAGATGAAAGCCTCGGACCTCAACTCCAACTCCTCGACTGTTACGGAATTCACGGATATTAAGTACGATGTAGGGCTGAATGACGGGATATTCACGGAGCGGTATCTGCGCAGGGCTCCGTCGCAATGGATCGGGCAGTAG